A single genomic interval of Anaerolineae bacterium harbors:
- a CDS encoding OsmC family protein: MGTINVSASWTGKALHYVGTDSKGNQIQMGGENVSPTQMLLLGAAGCMGMDVVSVLQKKRQAVTGVEVQVTGHQPDEYPKPFHTIELTFIVKGNNVDPQAVARAIELSRDKYCIVGQTLQNKTELKTSFTVEPG, from the coding sequence ATGGGCACCATCAATGTATCGGCCAGTTGGACCGGCAAGGCTTTGCATTACGTTGGCACCGACAGCAAGGGCAACCAAATTCAGATGGGGGGTGAAAATGTTTCACCCACTCAAATGCTGCTTTTGGGCGCCGCCGGTTGTATGGGTATGGACGTGGTAAGCGTGTTGCAAAAAAAACGGCAGGCTGTGACCGGGGTTGAGGTGCAGGTTACAGGGCATCAGCCCGACGAATACCCCAAACCGTTCCACACCATCGAACTGACCTTTATTGTAAAAGGCAACAACGTTGACCCCCAGGCCGTAGCCCGCGCCATCGAATTGTCCCGAGACAAATACTGCATTGTCGGCCAGACTTTGCAAAATAAAACAGAACTAAAAACCTCGTTTACTGTTGAGCCGGGATAA